A single Nitrosospira multiformis ATCC 25196 DNA region contains:
- a CDS encoding efflux transporter outer membrane subunit gives MRSRLTLLAFLLPLVLVLQSCMFGPNYRRPEIETMEKYRFGEKVARDIADTAWWEQFGDPILNELIRIALVENKDIRIATARIEEFQGRYGATRSELFPQIGGDASAERLRSTAFVWPRGLGGIDPYYSYYQVSINANWEIDIWGRIRRLSEAARHQLFASEAARRATILTLVTSVASSYINLLILDRQLEIARATAATRRDTLEVFRMRYEGGVISQLELAQIESQYETAVAAIPPLESSIAQQENALAVLLGRNPGPIARGRELAKLELPMVSAGLPSELLMRRPDLREAEQNLISANAQIGAARALYFPRISLTGVLGVASTQLATLFTGPAYMAAFGVLTSVPIFTAGGIAGQVKQAEARHEQALVGYQRAIQIAFREVEDSLIAVQKNRAELAAQTRRVEASRTYLEMAQLRYDEGYISFIEVLDAQRTLFEAETTQAQTRGRVFNSLVDLYKSLGGGWVVEADRIRGQMETGRQENKSTPKDGNVMDAADHERTKTEP, from the coding sequence ATGCGATCCCGGCTGACACTACTTGCATTCCTGCTTCCCCTGGTTCTTGTACTGCAAAGCTGCATGTTTGGTCCAAATTACCGGCGGCCAGAAATAGAAACAATGGAGAAATACCGTTTCGGAGAGAAAGTCGCGAGAGATATTGCCGATACCGCCTGGTGGGAGCAATTCGGAGACCCCATTCTCAATGAACTGATCAGGATCGCGCTTGTTGAGAACAAGGACATACGCATCGCCACTGCGCGTATAGAAGAATTCCAGGGCCGCTATGGCGCCACTCGCTCGGAACTGTTTCCGCAGATCGGGGGAGATGCCTCAGCGGAGAGGTTGCGCTCGACAGCCTTCGTGTGGCCAAGAGGTCTGGGGGGCATTGACCCTTACTATAGCTATTACCAGGTATCCATAAATGCGAACTGGGAAATTGATATCTGGGGCCGCATCAGGCGTCTCTCGGAGGCGGCGCGCCATCAGCTGTTTGCCTCCGAGGCGGCGCGACGCGCTACGATATTGACCCTGGTCACCTCGGTGGCCTCATCCTACATCAATCTCCTGATCCTGGATCGGCAACTGGAGATCGCGCGGGCTACTGCAGCCACTCGAAGGGACACGCTGGAAGTGTTCCGGATGCGCTACGAAGGTGGCGTGATTTCACAACTGGAGCTTGCTCAAATTGAGTCACAATATGAAACCGCAGTAGCCGCCATACCCCCGCTTGAATCCAGCATCGCCCAGCAGGAGAACGCACTCGCAGTATTGCTCGGTCGCAATCCCGGTCCGATTGCACGGGGCCGCGAACTCGCAAAGCTCGAACTTCCCATGGTATCCGCCGGTCTTCCATCGGAACTCCTGATGCGACGCCCTGATCTCCGTGAGGCCGAGCAGAACCTGATCTCGGCCAATGCCCAAATCGGTGCTGCCCGTGCCCTTTACTTCCCGCGAATTTCACTCACAGGCGTGCTGGGAGTCGCGAGCACCCAGCTTGCAACCCTGTTTACCGGACCAGCCTACATGGCAGCATTTGGCGTACTGACTTCGGTACCGATCTTTACCGCAGGAGGCATCGCAGGCCAGGTGAAACAGGCGGAAGCACGGCACGAACAGGCACTCGTAGGTTACCAGCGCGCAATCCAGATTGCGTTTCGGGAAGTTGAGGATTCCCTCATAGCCGTGCAGAAGAATCGAGCGGAACTGGCAGCTCAAACCCGGCGGGTGGAGGCGTCGCGCACGTATCTCGAGATGGCGCAGCTGCGTTATGACGAAGGCTATATCAGCTTCATCGAAGTCCTTGATGCCCAACGCACCCTCTTCGAAGCTGAAACCACCCAGGCTCAAACCCGGGGACGGGTATTCAATTCTCTTGTCGATCTCTATAAATCGCTCGGAGGTGGATGGGTGGTGGAGGCTGACCGTATCAGAGGACAAATGGAAACGGGCAGGCAGGAAAACAAGTCCACACCCAAAGATGGAAACGTGATGGATGCAGCGGATCATGAACGAACAAAGACCGAACCTTGA